In one window of Henckelia pumila isolate YLH828 chromosome 1, ASM3356847v2, whole genome shotgun sequence DNA:
- the LOC140871187 gene encoding p-coumarate 3-hydroxylase-like: MAEVLNNPLVKERVQEELAEVVGLKNTVEESHIPKLEYLDAVVKETFRLHPPIPLLLPRVPSQCSIIGGYTIPKGSSVYLNVWSIHRDPLVWDNPSEFKPDRFLNDGSGKFDFAGNNFQYLPFGSGRRVCPGILLAERMVMHLLATLFHLFEWKLPEGSENNIDLSENFGIVMRKKTPLIAIPSPRLHKHHY; the protein is encoded by the coding sequence ATGGCTGAGGTTTTGAACAATCCACTAGTAAAAGAAAGAGTGCAAGAGGAGCTAGCAGAAGTAGTAGGTCTAAAAAATACAGTGGAAGAATCCCACATACCAAAACTAGAATATTTGGATGCCGTTGTAAAAGAAACGTTTCGTCTTCATCCACCGATTCCCCTGCTACTCCCAAGGGTTCCAAGCCAATGCAGCATAATCGGAGGATACACAATCCCAAAGGGCTCGAGTGTTTACTTGAACGTGTGGTCCATTCACAGGGATCCTCTTGTTTGGGACAACCCATCTGAATTTAAGCCCGACAGGTTTTTGAATGACGGCTCTGGAAAATTTGATTTCGCTGGGAACAATTTCCAGTATCTCCCGTTTGGATCGGGGAGGAGGGTTTGCCCTGGAATTCTGCTGGCTGAGAGGATGGTGATGCACTTGTTAGCTACTCTTTTCCATTTGTTTGAGTGGAAATTGCCTGAGGGATCAGAAAATAATATTGATTTGTCTGAAAACTTTGGGATTGTTATGAGAAAGAAGACGCCGCTGATTGCTATTCCTTCTCCGAGGTTACATAAACATCATTATTAA